Genomic segment of Acidobacteriota bacterium:
CGCCGCTGATCGTCGCGCGATGCGGCGCGTGATCCGCCGTGATGACCGACGCCAGTTGCCCAATCGGGTCTTGCGCATTCAGATAACCCACCGCTTCCATGTTCTTCGAGAAGGTATAGCTAAACAGGTAATGCAAGCCGTTGGTCAGCCGTTTCTCCAAACGCAACTGCGCGGAGTTGTACCACGCGCGGCCAATCGTCATGCGGTCTTGCGTCAGGCTGCCGAATTGCGGGAATGGGCGCAGCAATTGCGATTGGACAATCGTTGGGCCATTCAAGGCCGCGTTGCTCGGAATCAAGCCGGCCATGGGATTCGGCACTTGCAAATTCAAAACCGCCGCGCCTTTGGCCAAATCCGCCGCCGAGACTTCGTTGATGCTTTGCGACGTGATGAGGCTGCGCGTGCGGCTGCCGATGTAAGAAACGTCCAGCGACATCCGCCACGGCAGTTCACGTTGCACCCCGAATGAAAACTGATGGTTCAAGGGAATCACGGGAGCCTGATCATAGAACGTAAAGCTCTGTCCGATCAACGTGCGCAAGCCCAACGCGCTGCCGCTCGGGCGAATCAGGCCGTTGGGATAGGGGTTGCTCAACGTATTGGCGGGTTTCAAATTGCCGTCCGTCGAAGCGACGTAATCGGTGCTGACTGAAAAACCCAGGCGCGTGCCGGGATCGAACGCGGGCAGATAGCTCAAGCCATAGCCGCCGCGCAACACCGTTTTCTGATCGAGTTGATAGGCCACGCCGACGCGCGGGCCAAAGTTGTTGCGGTCACGTTGGTAAGGCAGACGATTGTCTGTGTTGACAAACAGCAATCCGCCTTTGAGCGACAGCCCCGGCGCTTGCAACGGACTCGCGCTCGTCTTGTCGAAGCCGGCATTGAGTTGGTTGTAACGTTCGCTGGTCGGCGATTCGTAATCCCACCGCACTCCCAAGTTGAGCGTCAGCTTCTTGCTGATGCGCCAGTCGTCCTGAAAGTACGCGCCGTAATACAAATGCTGGAAAGCATACGTCGCATTGATCGGCACGGAGGCGCTGGCCGCGTAGCCGAGCAATAACGAAGCGAACGAATTGCCCGAAGCCGAGTCCGCCGCCAGCGCGTTGCGCTGCGTAAAGCCCGGCGTGAAATTGAACGTGCCGAACGACGAAGTCGGTTGAATGTAGTTGTCACGCAACACGCGCATTTCGCCGCCGAATTTCAAGCTGTGATTGCCCGCCGTCTTATTCAACGCTTCGGAAAACGACGACGCATCGCTGAACGTATACGTGCTGCCGTTGCCGAAGCCCAGACCGCCCAGGCTGTCGTAACCGCCCGACAGCGTGATGCCGGGGAAGAACTGCCGCCCCAATTGGCTCTTGAGCGCCGCCGGGAAACCCAGTTGCGTGATGTCGAAGTTGTCGCCGTATTGGTCAATGGTGAATTCGTGGCGAATGAAGTTGATCTTGAAGTTGCTCACCAGCGTCGGCGTCAAGCTCGAAGTCAAATCTATGCCGCCGCCGAAATTCTTGCGCGAGTGCAGGAAGAACGGCGAAGCCTCTTTGCGATAGCCCGCCAGGCCGCGCGTTTCGTGCCGATTGTTGCGCAACCAGCGGCCCGACAATTTGTGCTTGTCGCTCAGGTTGTAATCGAGCCGCGAAGCAAATTGATCGTATTCATCGGTGCGCGCATTCGGGCTGTTGAAGAAATTCAAGAATCCCTGCGTATTGCCCGCTTGATTCGGCAAGGGGATATATTCCAACAGCTTTTTCGCCACGGGATCAATGCGATTGATTGGGATGGCGTTGTTGGCGAAGGCCGTGCGCGTGCAAGTATTCCCCACGCAAGCCGTCGTCAGCGGGTCGTAAATCGTGACGGGTTGTCCGTTACCTTGCAGCGTCTTTGAGAAATCGCCGTTACGCTGTTCGAGCGTCGGCACGCTGCGCACGACGGGCGAAGGCAGGCTCGATTTGATCTTCTCCCACGAGAACATAAAGAACGCCTTGTCCTGGCCGTTGTAAACCTTGGGAATCCGGATCGGGCCGTCAACGACCAAACCGGGCTGATTCCAGCGAAAGGCCGTGCGCGGGGCGCCCGCCGCGTTGTTCTGGAACGAATTGGCGTTGAGTACGTCGTTGCGGAAGAAGTGATAAAGCGCACCGTGAAACTTGTTCGTGCCGCCTTTCAAGCTCACGTTGATCGTCCCGCCGCCCGTGCGACCGAACTGCGCGTCATAGGTGTTCGATTGCACCTTGAATTCCTGCACCGCGTCGGGCGAAGGCACGAACGACAACGCGCCGATGCCGCCGTTTTCCGTGCCGGTGTTCGGCGCGCCGTCAATCAGGAATTCATTGGAACGTTGCCGTCCGCCATTGATCGAGATGGCGTCCATGCCGCCGTTGTCAAAGGGGCGAAACGAAATGCTGCCTTGTGACGAAGTAATTTGTACACCCGAAGCCAGCGCGGCCAGCAAAAACGGATTGCGTCCGAGCAGCGGCAGATCATGGACTTTCTGCTCGTCAATCACCTGCCCGCGGCTCGCCGTCGCCGTGTCGAGCAGCGGCGTTTCAGCCGACACGGTCACGGTTTCCGACACTGAACCGACTTCCATGTGAAAGTCGAGTTGGAGGCGAGACCCAACGCGCAACTCGATGCTGTCGTGCACCGCAGTTTTCATGCCCTTCGCGGTCACCGTGATTTGATATTTGCCGATGGGCAAAAACGGCAACGAATAAATGCCCGCCTCATTCGAGGTCGTCGTCGTCGTCGTGTTGGTTTCGGAGTTTAAGGCTTTGACGGTCGCGTTGGGCAGCGCGCCGCCATTTTGATCTGCCACCGTTCCGACAATGGTGGCGCGGTTTTCCTGCGCCGCCACCGGCGTCTTCAACGCCACTGTTATAAGCAACAAGGCTGCTGTAAGAGTTAGCAACCAACGGGAAGTTTTTTTGACTAACATCTTTACCTCCTGACGGAAATCTAGGTGTGAAAGTGAAGCCTCAAGCAAAGATTTTTCCCACGAAGTAACGCGCAGTCTCACGAAGAAAAATCCCTTTTCCTCTTCTTCGTGTCTTTCTTCGTGCGTCTTCGTGGAGAAGATTTTTTCTTGAAGTTGGAGAAAGGCGGAGGGGAGTGTCCGCCGCTTGCTTCATCCTAGTACTCCATCAAGCTGAAAATGAGGGATGTAGGGCGGGATTTAATCCCGCCCTACATCCCGGATGCGCTCTCAGCATCCATCACTTACAGCTTGATGGAGTACTAGCCGCAAGCCCGTTGCACAAGTCGTCATGCCAGCGCGTCTTTGCAATACTGCACACACTTCGCCAATTCCTCCATCACATCCGAACCATCCGGCGTCGAATATTCCAACTCGATGCAGGCCGGGAAGGTGTATTTCTCTTTCTTCATCATCTGCAAAATCGCTTTGAGCTACGTATCGCCCTGCCTCCACGGCACGTTCGGCCCCTGATTCACCTTGCGGTCTTTCAGGTGTAGGTGCGTGCTGCGCGCGTGATGTTTCTTGATAAACTCCGCCGGCGAGAAACCATTGCCGGCGGTGAAATGACCTATGTCAATATTGCAGCCGTTGAAGGGCGAATTCGCCATTGCCGTTTCCCAGCTTTACCGCTTCGCAAGGCAGCACTACTTTCAAGTTGGATTGGTGCGGTAGCGCACCTGTGACTACCAGAGAAATTGAGCGGGAAGTGAGAATGCAAGAGCCGCCGAAACGGCTCTTGCATTCTCTATGTTCAGCAGTCTGTTTCAACAGTGCCGCATTAGAAGTTGAGCTTCAGCCCCATCACGATGCGGCGCACGTTCGCCGCCCCAGTGTAAGAACCGAACAGCGCATTCACCTGCGCGCCCGTCGTCAGGTCATAGCGGCCCGTCGTGTCCACCGAGGTGAATTGCGTGTGGTTGAACGTGTTGTACGTCTCCAGGCGATATTGCAAGCGGAAGGTGCCTTCACGGCCAAACACGAAATTCTTGAACAGCGAAATGTCCCAATTGTTGGTGCCCGGCAAGCGAATCAGGTCTTTCGCGGCGTTGCCAATGCCCAGTTCCGCCTTGGTCGGCGGACGGAAGGCCGCTGTGTTGAAGAAGCGCGCAAAAGTACGCTCGCTCTTCGGCAACACCGGATCGGCGAGCAGCACGAGGCGACTGTCAACGCCGCCGCCGCTTGCGCCTGCCAGATCGGTGCCTTGCACGGTGCTGAAGCCGATGCCCGACGGCGCACCGCTGACAAACGACGTGATGCCCGACAATTCCCAGCCGTCGAAGACTTGCTTGGCAATCGCGTGCCCGCCCAATTGCTTGCTCAGGCCCGGCAGTTTGTAAACGTAGTTGATCGTCAGGTTGTGCGTGCGGTCAAAGCCCGCTCTGCCATAGTTGCGAATGTGCGGGTCAATGAACGGGTTGACGTTGTTGCCATTCCCATCCACCAAATCCATTGCCTTCGACCAGGTGTAGCTCAGGCCGAATGACAAGCTGG
This window contains:
- a CDS encoding TonB-dependent receptor, whose protein sequence is MLVKKTSRWLLTLTAALLLITVALKTPVAAQENRATIVGTVADQNGGALPNATVKALNSETNTTTTTTSNEAGIYSLPFLPIGKYQITVTAKGMKTAVHDSIELRVGSRLQLDFHMEVGSVSETVTVSAETPLLDTATASRGQVIDEQKVHDLPLLGRNPFLLAALASGVQITSSQGSISFRPFDNGGMDAISINGGRQRSNEFLIDGAPNTGTENGGIGALSFVPSPDAVQEFKVQSNTYDAQFGRTGGGTINVSLKGGTNKFHGALYHFFRNDVLNANSFQNNAAGAPRTAFRWNQPGLVVDGPIRIPKVYNGQDKAFFMFSWEKIKSSLPSPVVRSVPTLEQRNGDFSKTLQGNGQPVTIYDPLTTACVGNTCTRTAFANNAIPINRIDPVAKKLLEYIPLPNQAGNTQGFLNFFNSPNARTDEYDQFASRLDYNLSDKHKLSGRWLRNNRHETRGLAGYRKEASPFFLHSRKNFGGGIDLTSSLTPTLVSNFKINFIRHEFTIDQYGDNFDITQLGFPAALKSQLGRQFFPGITLSGGYDSLGGLGFGNGSTYTFSDASSFSEALNKTAGNHSLKFGGEMRVLRDNYIQPTSSFGTFNFTPGFTQRNALAADSASGNSFASLLLGYAASASVPINATYAFQHLYYGAYFQDDWRISKKLTLNLGVRWDYESPTSERYNQLNAGFDKTSASPLQAPGLSLKGGLLFVNTDNRLPYQRDRNNFGPRVGVAYQLDQKTVLRGGYGLSYLPAFDPGTRLGFSVSTDYVASTDGNLKPANTLSNPYPNGLIRPSGSALGLRTLIGQSFTFYDQAPVIPLNHQFSFGVQRELPWRMSLDVSYIGSRTRSLITSQSINEVSAADLAKGAAVLNLQVPNPMAGLIPSNAALNGPTIVQSQLLRPFPQFGSLTQDRMTIGRAWYNSAQLRLEKRLTNGLHYLFSYTFSKNMEAVGYLNAQDPIGQLASVITADHAPHRATISGGYDLPLFKNSSAMVRGIAGGWKFNLIGTFQSGLPVGTPGGVFLIGDPKLADGKQTWARWFNTCTLTAAGARQNCADASETPVFQIQPAFTLRSHSTRFSNIRTDRPPTFDISLFKTFSFKEKASLQFRAEAFNFANTPWFGGPNTTATGGTFGVVTLTQANDQRNVQLGLKLIF